Proteins from one Telopea speciosissima isolate NSW1024214 ecotype Mountain lineage chromosome 1, Tspe_v1, whole genome shotgun sequence genomic window:
- the LOC122651449 gene encoding pollen-specific leucine-rich repeat extensin-like protein 1 — protein sequence MPKKTRGIRGIEIEEVKQENSDGETSERDDVQEELKPDTEEEPKPITREEDDRIGQTSTKSPKISHEEESSQLTSPELKEQDRDPEIVPPQTPDLDQPGAQEIEDHKLGGAEEVHEQVPEVPEEEVESKEADEEESPKAEPKKSVYDQSTQTEKWCPRASCRERERERKNHLEAPVYLQVSSTSPLDQK from the coding sequence ATGCCGAAGAAGACCAGAGGAATTCGAGGGATTGAAATTGAGGAAGTGAAGCAAGAAAATTCTGATGGAGAGACATCTGAAAGGGATGATGTTCAAGAGGAGCTTAAGCCAGATACAGAAGAAGAACCTAAACCAATaacaagagaagaagacgaTCGGATTGGACAAACTTCAacaaaatcacctaaaatcTCACATGAAGAAGAATCATCGCAACTAACCTCACCAGAACTGAAAGAACAGGATCGAGATCCAGAAATCGTACCACCACAGACTCCTGATCTAGATCAACCAGGAGCTCAAGAAATTGAAGATCACAAACTCGGCGGAGCAGAGGAAGTGCATGAACAAGTGCCAGAGGTCCCAGAGGAGGAAGTTGAATCGAAGGAAGCAGATGAAGAAGAATCTCCGAAGGCAGAGCCGAAGAAAAGCGTCTACGACCAATCAACTCAAACGGAGAAGTGGTGCCCAAGAGcgagttgcagagagagagagagagagagaaagaatcaCCTTGAAGCTCCTGTTTACTTGCAGGTCTCCTCCACTTCTCCACTTGACCAGAAATGA